A part of Sinorhizobium chiapasense genomic DNA contains:
- a CDS encoding Zn-dependent hydrolase → MSALSIDADRLLSRIRALGDIGRDSGGRLTRLAASDADKAGRDRLVQWLCEAELEVVVDRVGNIFGIWRDAGNAANAPVLIGSHIDTVIDAGIYDGCYGVLSGLEAIQTLREAGTALAHPIAIAAFTNEEGVRYAPDMMGSLVYAGGLSVDEALATVGTDGSVLGEELRRIGYAGADGPDFSKPHAYVELHVEQGPVLEREGVPIGAVENLQGISWQRITIEGVANHAGTTPMSMRRDPGYAAARVIGFLHDRATTSNTPTVATVGCIAFEPNAINVIPSRATFTVDLRDPDTERLKAEEAALAGYLQDLAAVEDMTIMTERLARFEPVTFDARIVGIVEEAARMRGLASKRMTSGAGHDAQMIARVAPAAMIFVPSVGGISHNPREYTADVDLVAGANVLLDVIQRLAAD, encoded by the coding sequence ATGAGCGCCCTATCGATCGATGCGGACCGGCTGCTCAGCCGCATCCGCGCACTCGGCGACATCGGTCGCGACAGCGGCGGCAGATTGACCCGGCTCGCAGCCTCGGACGCAGACAAGGCAGGTCGGGACCGGCTTGTCCAGTGGCTTTGCGAGGCGGAACTGGAGGTCGTGGTCGACCGGGTCGGCAATATCTTCGGCATCTGGCGCGACGCCGGCAATGCCGCGAATGCGCCCGTCCTCATCGGCTCGCATATCGATACTGTCATCGACGCCGGCATCTACGATGGCTGCTACGGGGTGCTTTCCGGCCTGGAGGCGATACAGACGTTGAGGGAAGCCGGTACCGCCCTCGCCCACCCGATCGCCATCGCTGCCTTCACCAATGAGGAAGGCGTGCGCTATGCCCCCGACATGATGGGCTCGCTCGTCTATGCCGGCGGGCTTTCGGTCGACGAGGCGCTTGCGACGGTCGGCACGGACGGCAGCGTACTTGGCGAGGAACTGCGACGCATCGGCTATGCCGGCGCGGATGGGCCGGACTTTTCAAAGCCACATGCCTATGTCGAACTCCATGTCGAACAAGGTCCGGTCCTGGAGCGCGAAGGCGTGCCGATCGGAGCCGTCGAGAACCTGCAGGGCATTTCCTGGCAGCGGATTACGATCGAGGGCGTCGCCAACCACGCCGGCACGACGCCGATGTCGATGCGGCGCGACCCCGGCTACGCGGCCGCCCGCGTGATCGGCTTCCTGCACGATCGCGCAACGACCTCCAATACGCCGACCGTCGCCACCGTCGGCTGCATTGCCTTCGAGCCGAACGCGATCAACGTAATCCCGTCGCGCGCCACTTTCACAGTCGACCTGCGCGATCCTGACACGGAACGGCTGAAAGCCGAGGAAGCCGCGCTCGCTGGCTATCTGCAGGACCTGGCGGCTGTCGAGGACATGACCATAATGACGGAGCGCCTGGCGCGGTTCGAGCCGGTGACCTTCGACGCAAGGATTGTCGGTATCGTCGAGGAGGCAGCCCGCATGCGCGGCCTCGCCTCGAAGCGGATGACCTCCGGCGCCGGCCATGACGCGCAAATGATTGCGCGGGTCGCGCCGGCGGCGATGATTTTCGTGCCGAGCGTCGGCGGCATCAGCCACAACCCGCGCGAATATACAGCCGACGTCGATCTTGTCGCCGGCGCCAATGTCCTGCTCGATGTCATCCAACGCC